Sequence from the Leptolyngbya boryana PCC 6306 genome:
AACTGAAGGAATCAGCCCTGCAAGCATTAGTAAATATTATTTGGAACTTGCAAAAACCTCTAAAACTCAGCAAAGGAAAAAGAAAAAAACAAGTGTACCAAAACGTAAACAGATTGAATCGAACAAAGATACTTCTCCTAAAATAATCAAATCTACTTCCGAAGCAGTCGCCAATCCTCAATCCTCAACTTCCGAAGAAAGTAGCAATTCAGACGTGAATCAGAACGAAGATACGCAAAGTAGAACCAGTGAAAAGTTTGGTTCTTTCTATGGCTCGGACAAGCAGAAAGTCTCTGACCAATTCAACATCTAGAAGAAGCGCATGGGAGCATCAAAAGCAAGTAAATCTCCAAGCAGCGGTAAGACTGTAATTCCCTTTTTTGATGGTATTAATGGCGTTGTTCACCTGTTCGATGGCGATAAGGGGGGCGTTGGGAAAAGTTTTTGTTGTGCAACCTTTACTCAATACTTTCTCGATAGTGGACTTCCCTTTATTCTGCTAGAAGCAGATCGATATAATCCGGATCTCGCTCGAAGATACAAAGGTGTAGCAGAGATCGATTTTGCTATTTTCTCGGACGATCCAGATAAAACAAAAGCCGATGAAATCATTGAGTACGCAAAAGAGCGGCAAGTCATCATTTCTCTTCCCTCACAAGTTGGTAAGCCTTTAGCCGAGTGGCTCGAAGATGGGCTACCCACTGCGATCGACAACCGAATCAAGTTTGTTCGATGGTTTGTGGTGTCAGGCTCGTATGAATCGTTCAATCTGCTGAGATTGTCACTCAAACAATACGGGAGCCAGATCCAATATGTTGTCGTTAAAAATTTTGGCTTCAATGATGACTGGGCACCGCTAGACGCTGAACCAGATTCAAACATCAACTACGAACAATTGCCTGAATGGAAGCCTTTAGAGTCGGTGAATGACGAAGAGGCTGAATTAGAGCGACTGGTGAACCAAAGAGAACTGGAAGCAAAGCAAATTGTCTATTTCATGCGGAAATATGGGGTGAAGACGATCGATTTCCCAAAACTTCCAACCCGTGAACGTTATCTTCTTGATGCGTACAATCTCACTTTTAGTCGAGCGTTAACCTCAAAGGTTTTTGCAGCACGATCGACCAGCCTCACTCGAATCAAAAAGTTTCTGGCAGAAGCTTACACCCAATTTGAAAGCACAGGATTGATCCTGAAATGACTGACACAAATGGTTCGACAAGCGCAATAGTCCAAAGATTTCCACATCTTGCACCCGATGATGATCTTCTAAGAATTCTGGCTTGGTGCGAAGGTTTAGAGGAAAAAGTTGAAAACTTTGGAGAGAGCTTAAACGTATGGACGCAAGCTATTCTGAAACAGACCGACCTATCGACTCAGCAGAACCAGTTGATCGTCAGTCAAAATTTGACCCTGCAAGAGACAGCGAAAACCAACGCCGCGCTTGGGCAAACCTTGGTTCAATTGAAGCAGGGCTTGACTCAATTGCAGACGGAATTCACATCGCTGAAGAATACAATCTCAACGCACGGAACTGCCTTGAGCAGCTTGAACACGCAGGTCCAGAGCTTGAGCAAGAAGCTGGACGATCTCAGCCTGAAGTTGAAATCGCTGGAAACGCTCAAGGTTCTGAACAACAAAGTAGACAGCTTGACGACCGACGTTCAAACTTTGAACACCAACGTCAGCAAATTGACGACCAACTTGAACTCTAATCGGCTCATCCCGATTGCCTTTGGCGTTTTTATTTTAGTCGTTCAAATTATGCAGCTATTTGCCTATAAAGGACTCTCGGAAAGTTTACAAAGTGCAATTCAAGGTGTTCGAGATCGCGCAGAGTGGGCACTGGTAAAACTAGAACGATTGGAAAGACGA
This genomic interval carries:
- a CDS encoding P-loop NTPase family protein; translated protein: MGASKASKSPSSGKTVIPFFDGINGVVHLFDGDKGGVGKSFCCATFTQYFLDSGLPFILLEADRYNPDLARRYKGVAEIDFAIFSDDPDKTKADEIIEYAKERQVIISLPSQVGKPLAEWLEDGLPTAIDNRIKFVRWFVVSGSYESFNLLRLSLKQYGSQIQYVVVKNFGFNDDWAPLDAEPDSNINYEQLPEWKPLESVNDEEAELERLVNQRELEAKQIVYFMRKYGVKTIDFPKLPTRERYLLDAYNLTFSRALTSKVFAARSTSLTRIKKFLAEAYTQFESTGLILK